Genomic segment of Streptomyces alboniger:
ATCGCGCTCCAGGACAAGAACCTCGTCGAAGTGATCGGCCAGGACCCGCGCGGTCACGAGCCCGGCGTAGCCGCCACCGATGACGACGGCCCGCTCCCAGCGGGCGCCGGGCGACGAGCTGTGCTGATTCTTGGCCATGACGGATCCCGTTCCCTAGTCCGCGAGTCCGCACAGGAGTATCGCCGCAGCCGTGACAGAGCCGGACCGGGCCCAGTCGTATTTCCGACCCCATGCCGTGAGGTGGGCCTCTGCGTGCGACGCCTCCGGTAGCCCCTCCACGCGCGGTCTCGCACCGCGCAAGCCAACCCGTCGCTCGCCGGGACGCGCCGCCGACTACGGCTGAATCCCGCCGGTACCCGGGCAAACATCGCGCGGGCCGGATCATCGCATCGAGCTAATGTCGTCGACTTTCCTTGGTGCGGCGGGCGAGGCGGCCCCTAGGGTTCTTCTGGATCTGGGCGGACTCTCGCCCATATACCCCCT
This window contains:
- a CDS encoding NAD(P)-binding protein; amino-acid sequence: MAKNQHSSSPGARWERAVVIGGGYAGLVTARVLADHFDEVLVLERDPLRSRRRSPAGPAAGVRSTPRCR